Proteins from one Penaeus monodon isolate SGIC_2016 chromosome 39, NSTDA_Pmon_1, whole genome shotgun sequence genomic window:
- the LOC119597507 gene encoding caltractin-like — MTIGTVLDSPAVDLACQESKAQCERDDALTKPTNLQTVSKGYVNLSVVSGMSNQYKRPSITSTGGKRRSGSTKFELTEEQKNDIQEAFNLFDPNGTGTIDPKELKVAMRALGFEPKKEEIKKMVAEIDKDESGKIKFEEFLHLMTIKMAEKDVKEEILKAFKLFDDDNTGKISFDNLKRVAETLGENLTDEELQEMIEEADRDGDNQINQDEFFPVELCLFNSIIVCWMCPIKAVTLESAENLLKEKLQY; from the exons ATGACCATAGGAACCGTTCTTGACAGCCCTGCAGTAGATCTTGCATGTCAGGAAAGTAAGGCACAATGTGAAAGAGAT GATGCGCTCACCAAGCCTACAAATCTGCAAACAGTATCAAAAGGTTATGTTAATCTTTCT GTTGTGTCAGGCATGTCCAATCAGTACAAGCGGCCATCCATCACCAGCACAGGAGGGAAGAGGCGCTCGGGCAGCACCAAGTTTGAGCTcacagaagaacagaagaacgATATCCAGGAGGCGTTCAATCTGTTTGACCCCAATGGCACAGGCACCATTGACCCCAAGGAGCTCAAGGTCGCCATGAGGGCCCTGGGCTTCGAACCCAAAAAGGAAGAAATCAAGAAGATGGTCGCAGAGATTGATAAGGACGAGAGTGGCAAGATAAAGTTTGAAGAGTTCCTGCACCTCATGACAATCAAGATGGCTGAGAAGGATGTCAAGGAAGAGATCCTCAAGGCATTCAAGCTCTTTGACGATGATAACACCGGGAAGATCTCCTTTGACAACCTGAAGCGCGTTGCAGAGACCTTAGGGGAGAATCTCACCGATGAAGAGTTGCAAGAAATGATTGAAGAGGCAGATCGCGATGGTGACAATCAGATCAACCAAGATGAGTTTTTCC CTGTAGAACTGTGTCTTTTTAACTCTATAATTGTATGTTGGATGTGCCCCATAAAAGCAGTTACTTTAGAAAGTGCAGAAAATCTTTTGAAAGAAAAACTGCAATATTGA
- the LOC119597625 gene encoding centromere protein J-like: MEDSVDHASPNQTVQSPSLALLERLQQLRKWQEEQREALMRTHSSSSFDMSTDSFNHSKLTGNQSFGSGRLRDTPDSQFSKSSGSRLSHQHESYQKVDQNTPTQRINSFRAQVHSDQATWSAAQRHDDSVLGVSDLHQKSSSHNHNQKNITDFGNMDYLGDRLKYGKEKTCEMQSKAPLVKPVLHTARSMESQPITSQGKSFEDVLEENMAKEGFQGNSECKMKPKKPFLKKRSGLSHYEGKGNGDTKAANPPASELRYEIEELPMEPVQGKPKQRYLRKGEGTARFRMAPLKLKKQKMIQVPGDSGTKKTIPKKHQDDVLTNPRPTTNVRTGNKEPISHNKLSHTYPSKISNMPISRLQLKDIPKTTGVTEVPVSDWSPGLEEGVNVSKNHDLDKIKSCKSTFVPSVLKQLEDDKQRRKEQEELSAFERLEELAADSSFSSNSSTVWQLLQRGQRSASSTPLRSPPPFTPQETPITKASNQQQGSSVASNLLQRLFQAGVIAEDENQSRDQQNAAHDQLKPVLRVNYQQEHTQNQLPQQLLSVSTVLEQLRAIVRLEETANLSVTQDDIQTLIESFIKPNISPSLDPATCFLRGVQQPINNRTSTPAQPAGVTPSSGPRVHFRSEGVEVLEYEPTDTEAEDSLIDAPSIAEDDTDLVTTSDLEALALLTHKSNQNKSPSEERHSADEDDSSTSTLIDERSATVSTPQNKVQPLMLQFSPPPQRPHHSASNYIWSIFGRDRDARKDVNKDKIPCQKRIDKELPHSKHKNQQNYQSTQNIKENPAQQVESQQSLKKDEKCLNDEIESHKALLLAKICELEKETEAFKKETLKLKNLQLSLQNEKRLLGEEKERLVANLEKEKSNFQKYVDRERNSLWKEKQELQRAAPSISMVQEKSLEIVYLKEKVHDIEEELQKKDSLHQFAIKKFNDRIKALEQENKQLREKNSLLQMLEKENLDLKHRLDRTKLSKKPALRDMQNKNQTKTSKIKKKTVTIDSINRSLSKNLTEAPLKSITCHIEPTTKDKEIQYNPLSESDDNQDLVMNNARYQAQISDKNTRDGTAEHHQEIDLIKVSIMLQEDLSVLNMPKETKLTLVSGKSFSVDDKISEYTEVHRSDGITEFTYANGNKKLIYPNGSIVVSYYNGDKKEVHNDRTIYIYGTDHTSHTTYNDGKEILEFPSGQKETRFPDGSSEILFVDNSRKTISKDGTETCTMKDGTVVRTSPDGTKVFDFANGQREIHTNKEKRREYPDGTVKILHPDGRTETRYKTGRVRIKDSRGNIISDTHQGVP; this comes from the coding sequence ATGGAGGACAGCGTGGATCATGCAAGTCCAAATCAGACTGTACAGTCGCCTTCGTTGGCACTACTGGAAAGACTGCAACAACTTCGGAAGTGgcaggaggagcagagggaggcCCTCATGCGAACCCATTCCAGCAGCTCCTTTGATATGTCTACAGATTCCTTCAACCACTCAAAGTTAACTGGTAATCAGAGCTTTGGTTCAGGAAGGCTAAGAGATACTCCAGATTCCCAATTTTCAAAATCTTCAGGAAGCAGATTATCACATCAGCATGAGAGTTACCAGAAAGTGGATCAGAATACTCCCACCCAGAGGATAAACTCATTCAGAGCACAAGTACATAGTGATCAGGCAACTTGGTCTGCAGCACAAAGACATGATGATAGTGTCCTAGGGGTTTCTGATCTACACCAGAAGTCATCATCCCACAATCATAATCAGAAGAACATTACTGATTTTGGAAACATGGATTATCTAGGGGATAGATTGAAGTATGGCAAAGAAAAAACCTGTGAAATGCAAAGCAAAGCACCTTTAGTCAAACCTGTACTCCATACTGCAAGGTCTATGGAAAGCCAGCCTATTACCAGTCAGGGGAAAAGTTTTGAAGATGTCTTGGAGGAGAATATGGCCAAAGAGGGTTTTCAAGGGAATAGTGAGTGTAAAATGAAGCCAAAGAAaccatttttaaagaaaaggagtGGGCTTTCACATTATGAGGGAAAGGGTAATGGTGATACCAAGGCAGCCAACCCACCTGCATCAGAATTAAGATATGAAATTGAAGAACTGCCCATGGAACCTGTACAGGGGAAGCCCAAACAAAGATATctcaggaagggggaaggaacagCAAGATTTAGGATGGCTCCGctaaaactaaagaaacaaaaaatgattcAGGTCCCTGGAGATAGTGGCACCAAGAAAACCATCCCTAAGAAACATCAAGATGATGTTTTAACAAATCCAAGGCCTACAACAAATGTCAGGACTGGTAATAAAGAACCCATTTCTCACAATAAGCTGTCACATACATATCCAAGTAAAATATCAAATATGCCTATTAGCAGACTTCAGTTAAAGGATATTCCAAAAACTACAGGAGTCACTGAAGTGCCTGTTAGTGATTGGAGCCCTGGATTAGAGGAGGGAGTAAATGTAAGCAAAAACCATGATCTAGACAAAATTAAAAGTTGTAAAAGTACTTTTGTACCATCTGTACTAAAACAGTTGGAGGATGACAAACAAAGACGCAAAGAGCAAGAAGAGTTATCAGCCTTTGAAAGGCTTGAGGAGCTAGCTGCAGACTCCAGTTTTTCCTCTAATTCTTCCACAGTTTGGCAGTTGCTGCAGAGAGGGCAGCGATCAGCCTCATCCACCCCACTACGTTCACCTCCACCATTTACTCCACAAGAAACTCCTATAACAAAGGCTAGCAACCAGCAGCAAGGAAGCAGTGTAGCAAGCAACCTTTTGCAGAGACTGTTTCAGGCAGGTGTTATTGCAGAGGACGAGAATCAAAGCAGGGATCAACAAAATGCAGCCCATGATCAGTTAAAACCAGTGCTTAGGGTCAACTACCAGCAAGAGCACACACAGAATCAACTTCCTCAGCAGCTGTTGAGTGTGAGCACTGTTCTTGAGCAGTTGAGAGCAATTGTAAGATTAGAGGAGACTGCCAATTTAAGTGTCACTCAAGATGATATCCAGACACTTATTGAGAGTTTTATTAAACCtaacatttccccttcccttgacCCAGCCACTTGTTTTTTACGTGGGGTGCAACAGCCGATTAACAACAGGACAAGTACTCCAGCACAGCCAGCAGGTGTAACTCCTAGTTCAGGGCCACGTGTGCATTTCAGAAGTGAGGGAGTGGAAGTGCTGGAATATGAGCCCACAGACACAGAAGCAGAGGATTCCCTGATAGATGCTCCATCCATTGCAGAGGATGACACAGATCTAGTCACCACATCAGATTTAGAGGCATTAGCACTTCTAACACACAAATCTAATCAAAATAAGTCCCCCTCAGAAGAAAGACATTCAGCAGACGAAGATGACAGCAGCACCAGCACCCTGATTGATGAAAGGTCTGCAACTGTCTCAACACCTCAAAACAAAGTTCAGCCCCTTATGCTGCAGTTCTCACCACCACCTCAAAGACCCCATCATTCTGCCTCCAATTATATCTGGTCAATTTTTGGCAGAGACAGGGATGCAAGGAAAGAtgtgaataaagataaaatcccATGTCAGAAAAGGATTGACAAGGAACTTCCTCATTCCAAGCACAAAAATCAGCAAAATTATCAAAGTACACAAAACATTAAAGAGAATCCTGCACAGCAAGTAGAATCTCAGCAATCTCTGAAAAAAGATGAGAAATGCCTGAATGATGAAATTGAATCCCACAAGGCACTTCTTTTGGCAAAAATTTGtgaattagaaaaagaaacagaggcatTTAAGAAAGAGACTTTAAAACTCAAGAATCTCCAGCTGTCATTACAGAATGAAAAAAGGCTtctgggagaagaaaaagagaggctaGTAGCTAacctggagaaagagaaaagtaatttccaaaaatatgtagacagagagaggaacagTCTTTGGAAAGAGAAGCAAGAACTTCAGCGTGCAGCTCCATCCATATCTATGGTACAAGAGAAGTCTTTAGAAATTGTTTACCTTAAGGAAAAAGTGCACGACATAGAAGAGGAACTGCAAAAGAAGGATTCCCTACACCAATTTGCCATAAAGAAATTTAATGATAGAATAAAAGCACTAGAACAGGAAAACAAGCAGCTGAGAGAGAAAAATTCTTTATTGCAAATGTTGGAGAAGGAGAATTTAGATCTCAAACACAGACTAGACAGAACAAAACTCTCTAAGAAACCAGCTCTTAGGGATATGCAAAACAAAAACCAGACAAAGacatcaaaaattaaaaagaaaacagtcaCTATAGACAGCATCAACAGATCTCTTTCCAAAAATCTGACTGAAGCTCCACTTAAGTCAATTACTTGTCATATAGAACCAACAACCAAGGATAAGGAAATACAGTACAATCCACTgagtgaaagtgatgataatcaaGATTTAGTTATGAATAATGCTAGATATCAAGCACAAATTTCAGATAAAAATACGCGAGATGGTACAGCTGAACACCACCAAGAGATAGATCTGATCAAAGTGTCCATTATGTTACAAGAAGACTTATCAGTACTAAATATGCCCAAAGAAACCAAGTTAACTCTTGTTTCTGGGAAGTCGTTTTCAGTAGATGATAAAATCAGTGAATATACTGAAGTCCATAGAAGTGATGGCATCACAGAGTTTACGTATGCTAATGGAAACAAAAAGTTAATTTATCCAAATGGTTCCATTGTAGTAAGCTACTATAATGGGGATAAGAAGGAAGTACACAATGACAGAACTATATACATCTATGGAACTGATCACACTAGTCATACAACATATAATGATGGAAAGGAGATTTTAGAGTTCCCCAGTGGCCAGAAAGAGACACGTTTTCCTGATGGTTCCTCAGAAATTCTATTTGTAGATAATTCTAGGAAGACCATATCAAAAGATGGAACAGAAACTTGTACAATGAAAGATGGCACAGTTGTTCGAACTAGCCCTGATGGAACTAAAGTGTTTGACTTTGCCAATGGACAAAGAGAAATTCATACAAacaaagagaagcgaagagagtaCCCAGATGGAACAGTTAAGATCCTTCACCCTGATGGTCGCACTGAAACTAGGTACAAAACAGGACGTGTCCGCATCAAAGATAGCAGAGGGAACATTATTAGTGATACTCACCAAGGTGTTCCATAA
- the LOC119597508 gene encoding ubiquitin-like protein 3 — translation MAMEREEKAAVLYRFVQELQLRYWCHLENCFAFLFSLSIAVNLCCITILFYLLFSLSQINLRLILVSGKTKEFLFSPSESAGDIAQFVFDNWPEEWADESVSKAEILRLIYQGRFLHGNVTLGALGLPTGKTCVMHLVPRENLPEPNSQDQRQKSKGGTSSCCSASCAIL, via the exons ATGGCGATGG agagggaggaaaaagctgCAGTTCTGTATCGTTTCGTCCAAGAGTTGCAACTTAGATATTGGTGTCATCTAGAAAATtgctttgcatttcttttttcattgtcaaTTGCAGTCAATTTATGTTgtataacaattttattttatctcttattttctctttctcagatCAACCTCCGCCTCATCCTGGTGAGCGGGAAGACGAAAGAATTCCTCTTCAGTCCCAGCGAGTCTGCAGGGGACATCGCTCAGTTCGTCTTCGATAACTGGCCTGAAG AATGGGCAGATGAAAGCGTGAGTAAAGCTGAAATCCTGCGCTTGATCTACCAAGGGAGGTTTCTGCATGGCAATGTGACGCTAGGGGCACTGGGCCTCCCTACAGGCAAGACCTGTGTCATGCATCTCGTCCCTAGAGAGAACCTGCCCGAGCCCAATTCGCAAG ATCAGCGGCAGAAGAGCAAGGGTGGAACCtccagctgctgctcagcctccTGCGCCATCCTCTAG